The Coffea eugenioides isolate CCC68of chromosome 8, Ceug_1.0, whole genome shotgun sequence genome has a segment encoding these proteins:
- the LOC113780307 gene encoding probable receptor-like protein kinase At1g49730, whose amino-acid sequence MSFFVKANPRHFWIVGAIILVIIITILLRRWAVYVEANKAEKSGDDTEKNLKIDHDHKPSTEISRSPSSASDCSSNCCSIRTYALEELKVATKEFKVQIGVGATSIVYLAEFQDGGFGAVKRVLEEKGGSQKIFLDEVSVLLRISHPNLVCLMGFCLEKGEQLLLLEYVPNKSLFDRMHTYQGQCSGILSWSNRLNIALDIARALDYLHCVADPPVIHRDVKSSNILLIDDDHAKLADFGLCKLGSDAQSAYTPTAIKGSLGYVDTYYLNTGIVSPKCDVYSFGVLLLELITGLKSVQGSTTLAEWTEDCRRTENLDDLIGLLDPKLRGDMNQEQLRVLFDVANQALLQNFEARPDMAQIVYRISSCMEPQSQPELPV is encoded by the exons ATGTCATTCTTTGTCAAAGCAAATCCGCGACATTTTTGGATTGTAGGGGCAATAATACTAGTGATTATAATCACAATTTTGTTGAGGAGGTGGGCTGTTTATGTTGAAGCAAACAAAGCTGAAAAATCTGGAGATGATACGgagaaaaatctgaaaattgaTCATGATCACAAGCCTTCAACAGAGATATCCAGGAGTCCATCAAGTGCTAGTGATTGTAGCAGCAATTGTTGTTCGATAAGGACGTATGCTTTGGAAGAATTGAAAGTTGCAACTAAGGAATTCAAGGTTCAGATTGGTGTTGGTGCAACTTCAATTGTGTATCTTGCTGAATTTCAGGATGGAGGATTTGGTGCTGTGAAACGTGTGCTGGAAGAGAAAGGAGGAAGCCAGAAAATATTCCTTGATGAAGTGTCTGTTTTGCTTAGGATTTCTCATCCAAATTTGGTATGCTTGATGGGATTCTGCTTGGAGAAAG GAGAACAACTTCTTCTTTTAGAGTATGTTCCAAACAAGAGCCTCTTTGATCGAATGCACACGTACCAAGGCCAATGCTCGGGGATTCTTTCATGGTCTAACCGCTTGAACATTGCTCTAGACATCGCTCGTGCTTTGGATTATCTCCATTGTGTAGCAGATCCTCCGGTCATCCACAGAGACGTAAAATCATCCAACATATTGTTAATCGACGATGATCACGCGAAACTGGCAGATTTTGGGCTATGCAAGCTAGGTAGCGACGCGCAAAGCGCGTACACGCCTACTGCAATAAAGGGTTCGCTAGGTTACGTTGACACATATTACCTTAATACAGGGATAGTGTCACCAAAGTGTGATGTTTATAGCTTTGGAGTTCTGCTTCTTGAGCTCATCACTGGGCTCAAGTCAGTACAAGGCTCGACCACGCTTGCAGAATGGACTGAGGACTGCAGGAGGACTgagaatttggatgatttgataGGACTTTTGGATCCGAAACTCAGGGGTGATATGAATCAAGAGCAACTAAGGGTGTTGTTTGATGTGGCCAACCAAGCTTTGCTTCAGAATTTTGAAGCAAGACCTGACATGGCTCAAATTGTTTATAGAATTTCAAGTTGCATGGAACCTCAATCTCAGCCAGAGTTGCCAGTATGA